One window of Entelurus aequoreus isolate RoL-2023_Sb linkage group LG06, RoL_Eaeq_v1.1, whole genome shotgun sequence genomic DNA carries:
- the tubg1 gene encoding tubulin gamma-1 chain has translation MPREIITLQLGQCGNQIGFEFWKQLCAEHGISPEGIVEEFATEGTDRKDVFFYQADDEHYIPRAVLLDLEPRVIHSILNSPYANLYNPENIYLSEHGGGAGNNWASGYSQGKKIQEDIFDIIDREADGSDSLEGFVLCHSIAGGTGSGLGSYLLEKLNDRYPKKLVQTYSVFPNQDEMSDVVVQPYNSLLTLKRLTQNADCVVVLDNTALNRIATDRLHIQNPSFSQINQLVSTIMSASTTTLRYPGYMNNDLIGLIASLIPTPRLHFLMTGYTPLTTDQSVASVRKTTVLDVMRRLLQPKNVMVSTGRERQSSHCYIAILNIIQGEVDPTQVHKSLQRIRERKLASFIPWGPASIQVALSRKSPYLPSAHRVSGLMLANHTSISCLFERTCRQYDKLRKREAFLEQFRKEDIFKDNFDELDNSREVVQQLVDEYSAATRPDYISWGTQEQ, from the exons ATGCCCCGGGAAATCATAACGTTACAACTTGGACAGTGCGGGAACCAAA TCGGCTTTGAATTCTGGAAGCAGTTGTGTGCAGAGCATGGCATCAGTCCAGAAGGGATTGTTGAGGAGTTTGCCACGGAAGGGACAGACCGAAAGGATGTGTTCTTCTATCAG GCCGACGACGAGCACTACATCCCCCGTGCAGTCCTCCTGGACCTGGAGCCCAGGGTGATCCACTCCATCCTTAACTCGCCTTACGCCAACCTGTACAACCCGGAAAACATTTACCTGTCAGAGCACGGCGGGGGCGCAGGAAACAACTGGGCTAGCGGATATTCCCAG gggaaaaaaatccaagaGGACATTTTTGACATCATCGACCGGGAGGCAGATGGAAGCGACAGTCTCGAG GGATTTGTGCTGTGTCATTCCATCGCTGGGGGGACAGGCTCCGGTCTGGGCTCGTACCTGCTGGAGAAGCTGAACGACAG GTACCCCAAGAAGCTGGTGCAGACGTACTCTGTCTTCCCCAACCAGGACGAGATGAGCGACGTGGTGGTGCAGCCGTACAACTCACTGCTGACGCTCAAGAGGCTCACGCAGAACGCCGACTGTGTG GTAGTGTTAGACAACACGGCTCTGAATCGCATCGCCACAGACCGCCTGCACATCCAGAATCCATCCTTCTCACAGATCAACCAGCTG GTGTCCACCATCATGTCCGCCAGCACCACCACGCTGCGCTACCCGGGCTACATGAACAACGACCTCATCGGCCTCATCGCCTCCCTCATCCCCACGCCGCGCCTCCACTTCCTGATGACGGGCTACACGCCGCTCACCACCGACCAGTCG GTGGCCAGCGTGAGGAAGACCACGGTGCTGGACGTGATGAGGAGGCTCCTGCAGCCCAAGAACGTGATGGTGTCCACGGGCAGGGAGCGCCAGTCCAGCCATTGTTACATCGCCATCCTCAACATCATCCAGGGGGAGGTGGACCCCACTCAG GTGCACAAGAGTCTGCAGAGGATCCGTGAGCGCAAACTGGCCAGCTTCATACCCTGGGGTCCTGCCAGCATCCAGGTGGCGCTCTCCAGGAAGTCCCCCTACCTTCCCTCCGCCCACAGAGTCAGCGGCCTCATGTTGGCCAACCACACCAGCATCTCCTGT CTGTTCGAGCGAACGTGTCGTCAGTACGACAAGCTGCGCAAGCGCGAGGCCTTCCTGGAGCAGTTCCGCAAGGAGGACATTTTTAAGGACAACTTTGACGAGCTGGATAACTCCCGTGAGGTGGTGCAGCAGCTGGTGGACGAGTACAGCGCCGCCACCCGGCCGGACTACATCTCCTGGGGCACGCAGGAACAGTAA